A window of Candidatus Pantoea floridensis contains these coding sequences:
- the cpsG gene encoding phosphomannomutase CpsG, whose product MESLTCFKAYDIRGELGKELNEDIAYRIGRAYGEFIKPKTIVVGGDVRLTSEPLKMALANGLMDAGTDVLDIGMSGTEEIYFATFHLGIDGGIEVTASHNPMNYNGMKLVREGARPISGDTGLRDVQRLAEANQFAEIDPAKRGSYKQISVLDAYVDHLMGYIDLANFKKPMKLVINSGNGAAGHVIDEIEKRFQQANAPVSFFKVHHQADGHFPNGIPNPLLPECRKDTSDAVREHTADMGIAFDGDFDRCFLFDENAEFIEGYYIVGLLAEAFLKKEQGAKIIHDPRLTWNTIDVVTKAGGIPVMSKTGHAFIKERMREEDAIYGGEMSAHHYFRDFAYCDSGMIPWLLVAELLAVKGQTLSQQVEERMKAFPCSGEINYKVSDSNSVLSELKNEIGNSAIKSDDIDGLSFEFDNWRLNVRASNTEPLLRLNIESKSDLELVSDKLKTISYLIEACE is encoded by the coding sequence ATGGAATCACTGACTTGTTTCAAAGCGTATGACATTCGCGGTGAGCTCGGTAAAGAGCTCAATGAAGATATCGCTTATCGGATTGGCCGCGCTTACGGCGAATTTATCAAACCCAAAACCATTGTGGTTGGAGGCGATGTCCGCCTGACAAGCGAACCGCTTAAAATGGCGCTGGCAAATGGCTTAATGGATGCCGGCACCGATGTGCTGGATATTGGTATGAGTGGCACAGAAGAGATCTACTTTGCCACTTTCCATCTGGGAATTGATGGTGGCATTGAAGTAACGGCCAGCCATAATCCTATGAATTACAACGGAATGAAATTAGTTCGTGAAGGTGCACGCCCTATAAGCGGTGACACTGGTTTGCGTGATGTTCAGCGCCTCGCGGAAGCTAATCAATTTGCAGAAATTGATCCTGCCAAGCGTGGTAGTTATAAGCAGATTTCCGTTCTGGATGCCTATGTTGATCATTTGATGGGTTACATTGATTTGGCTAATTTTAAAAAGCCAATGAAGCTGGTGATTAACTCAGGTAACGGTGCCGCTGGTCATGTGATTGACGAGATTGAAAAGCGCTTCCAGCAGGCTAATGCTCCGGTTAGTTTCTTCAAGGTTCATCATCAGGCAGATGGTCACTTCCCGAACGGTATTCCTAATCCTCTGTTACCTGAATGTCGCAAAGATACGTCTGATGCAGTGCGTGAGCATACAGCAGATATGGGTATTGCCTTCGATGGTGATTTTGATCGCTGCTTCCTGTTTGATGAAAATGCGGAATTTATTGAAGGCTATTACATCGTAGGCTTACTTGCTGAAGCATTCCTCAAGAAAGAGCAGGGCGCAAAAATTATTCACGATCCGCGTTTGACCTGGAACACTATTGATGTCGTGACTAAAGCCGGCGGGATTCCTGTTATGTCTAAGACAGGCCATGCGTTTATTAAGGAACGTATGCGTGAAGAAGATGCGATTTATGGCGGTGAAATGAGCGCGCACCATTATTTCCGTGACTTTGCCTATTGTGATAGCGGCATGATTCCGTGGTTGCTGGTGGCTGAATTGTTGGCTGTTAAAGGACAGACATTATCTCAGCAAGTTGAGGAAAGAATGAAGGCGTTTCCTTGTAGTGGTGAGATTAACTACAAAGTGAGTGACTCTAATAGTGTGCTTTCTGAATTAAAAAATGAAATAGGAAACAGTGCCATTAAGTCGGATGATATAGATGGCTTAAGTTTCGAATTCGATAACTGGAGACTCAATGTTAGAGCATCTAATACTGAACCTCTATTGAGATTGAATATTGAATCAAAGTCAGATTTAGAATTGGTTAGTGATAAATTAAAAACCATTTCATATTTAATTGAGGCTTGTGAATGA
- a CDS encoding ABC transporter permease — translation MSSLFKSLWSYRGFVLGNVKREFQSKYQNSLLGAVWNVLNPLSMIVVYTVIFSQVMHSRMPGVSNSFGYSIYLCSGILTWGLFAEVVGRGQNVFLEYANLLKKVSFPRLCLPVTIICNALLNFSIVFGLFTIFLIFSGNFPGFSYFALVPVLAVMMVFAIGLGITLGVLNVFFRDVGQFFGIVLQFWFWLTPIIYPAQILPAKVQHYLSFNPMFGVITAAQNILVKGIIPQYYQLLPAFIIGLLLCVIGLKLFRKHSGEMVDEL, via the coding sequence ATTTCCTCCCTGTTTAAGTCATTGTGGAGTTATCGTGGATTTGTGTTAGGCAACGTCAAGCGAGAGTTCCAGTCTAAATATCAAAATTCACTCCTCGGTGCAGTATGGAATGTATTGAACCCACTATCAATGATAGTGGTTTATACTGTTATTTTTTCTCAGGTGATGCATTCAAGAATGCCCGGCGTTTCAAATAGTTTTGGATACAGCATCTATCTATGTTCTGGGATTTTAACTTGGGGTCTTTTCGCTGAAGTAGTGGGGCGCGGCCAAAATGTCTTTTTAGAATATGCTAATCTCCTCAAAAAAGTTAGTTTTCCTCGATTATGTCTCCCAGTAACGATTATATGTAATGCACTGCTAAATTTTTCAATCGTATTTGGCTTGTTTACAATATTTCTCATATTCTCAGGTAATTTCCCTGGGTTTAGCTACTTTGCTTTAGTACCTGTGCTTGCTGTAATGATGGTATTTGCCATAGGATTAGGGATCACTTTGGGTGTACTTAATGTGTTTTTTCGTGATGTTGGGCAATTTTTTGGAATAGTATTACAGTTCTGGTTTTGGCTAACCCCGATTATCTATCCCGCACAAATTTTGCCAGCTAAAGTTCAACACTATTTATCGTTTAATCCAATGTTTGGAGTAATTACTGCAGCTCAAAATATCCTTGTTAAGGGAATTATCCCTCAATATTATCAACTTTTACCTGCTTTTATTATTGGATTGCTCTTGTGTGTTATCGGGTTGAAGTTGTTCCGAAAGCATTCTGGTGAGATGGTGGATGAATTATAA
- a CDS encoding ABC transporter ATP-binding protein produces MGKISVKNVGKAYKQYPTRWSRLAEWFLPGKRNFHKLKWVLEDISFEVNAGEALGIIGINGAGKSTLLKMITGTTQPTTGNIKLEGRVAAMLELGMGFHPDFTGRQNAIMSGQLLGYSLEDISRLMPAIEEFAEIGTYIDQPVRVYSSGMQMRLAFSVATAVRPDILIVDEALSVGDAYFQHKSFNRIREFSRAGTTLLIVSHDKQSIQSICDRAILLNKGKLEMEGDPESVMDYYNALLADKQNQKIEQVELSDGSIQTISGNGEAVVEDIRILNEQGETIEFLNVGEKVCLKVTVRVNEYIPRLIFGYGIKDRLGQVIYGTNTELKKMPIDNAEKGSKYILTIHFDANLGPGSYSIQTALVSTDTHLVNNYEWRDLALVFNVLNINKTQFTGCAWIDPEIKIKAIIL; encoded by the coding sequence ATGGGAAAGATATCAGTAAAAAATGTAGGAAAAGCATATAAACAGTATCCTACTCGCTGGAGTAGATTGGCTGAGTGGTTTTTGCCAGGTAAAAGAAATTTTCATAAATTAAAATGGGTTTTAGAAGATATATCTTTTGAAGTGAATGCTGGAGAGGCTCTTGGTATAATAGGTATTAACGGTGCTGGTAAAAGTACGTTATTAAAAATGATTACTGGTACCACTCAGCCAACTACAGGAAATATCAAACTAGAAGGGCGCGTAGCGGCGATGCTGGAATTAGGAATGGGATTCCATCCTGATTTTACTGGTAGGCAAAATGCTATTATGTCAGGGCAGCTGTTAGGGTATAGTTTAGAAGATATATCCCGATTAATGCCAGCTATTGAAGAATTTGCAGAGATAGGAACATATATAGATCAACCAGTAAGAGTTTATTCTAGCGGCATGCAAATGAGATTAGCTTTTTCAGTTGCAACCGCCGTTAGGCCCGATATTTTGATAGTGGATGAGGCATTATCTGTTGGAGATGCTTATTTTCAGCATAAAAGCTTTAACCGAATTAGAGAGTTTAGTAGGGCAGGGACGACACTTCTTATTGTATCACATGATAAACAATCAATTCAGAGTATTTGTGATAGAGCCATTTTGTTAAATAAGGGAAAACTTGAAATGGAAGGTGATCCTGAATCTGTGATGGATTATTATAATGCTCTTCTTGCAGACAAACAAAATCAAAAAATTGAGCAAGTAGAATTAAGTGATGGTTCAATCCAAACTATTTCTGGAAATGGTGAAGCGGTTGTTGAAGATATTCGAATTCTTAATGAACAAGGTGAAACCATCGAGTTCTTAAACGTTGGTGAAAAAGTCTGCTTGAAGGTAACGGTTAGAGTTAATGAATATATTCCAAGGCTGATCTTTGGGTATGGTATAAAGGACCGGCTAGGGCAGGTTATTTATGGGACAAATACTGAACTCAAAAAAATGCCGATTGATAACGCTGAGAAAGGGTCTAAATATATATTGACTATACATTTTGATGCAAACCTAGGCCCGGGTAGTTATTCTATACAAACAGCGTTAGTAAGTACTGATACGCATTTGGTAAATAACTATGAATGGCGAGATTTAGCCCTTGTTTTTAATGTTTTAAATATTAATAAAACCCAATTTACAGGTTGTGCTTGGATTGATCCTGAGATTAAAATTAAGGCAATAATATTGTGA
- a CDS encoding FkbM family methyltransferase, with amino-acid sequence MISYAQNYEDVMLWRALKHIENGFYIDVGAAWPEHDSVTKHFYDSGWTGINIEPNPSFAELYLKERKRDINLQIAISDFDGFSEINFINDTGLSTLKDDIAKKHTELGFESFSERVVVKKLAEVMQRYVHKGQEIHFLKIDVEGLEKNVLLGMNWEGVRPWIIVVESTVPLSQEENFVDWEYMLSNNDYACVYYDGLNRFYLAKEHNELKHHFRFPPNVFDNFIQNKEIIKDGKIKSLENEVNSFKDTVANLDKKLLELNVIHTTLQNELDATKINFNKLRMEMKKFETSFAWKINVKLKKFFLRRK; translated from the coding sequence GTGATTAGCTATGCTCAGAACTATGAAGATGTGATGTTATGGCGTGCTCTTAAGCACATTGAGAATGGTTTTTATATTGATGTTGGGGCAGCGTGGCCTGAGCATGATTCAGTTACTAAACATTTTTATGATTCGGGATGGACTGGTATCAATATTGAGCCTAATCCTTCATTTGCCGAGCTATATTTAAAAGAACGTAAGCGTGATATTAATTTGCAGATCGCAATTTCGGACTTTGATGGATTTAGTGAGATTAACTTTATTAATGATACTGGTTTATCAACATTAAAGGATGATATTGCTAAAAAACATACTGAATTAGGTTTCGAAAGTTTTTCCGAAAGAGTAGTAGTAAAAAAACTGGCTGAAGTAATGCAAAGGTATGTTCACAAAGGACAAGAAATTCATTTCTTAAAAATTGATGTTGAAGGCCTCGAGAAAAATGTATTACTAGGTATGAACTGGGAGGGGGTCAGGCCGTGGATAATTGTAGTAGAATCTACAGTACCGCTATCTCAGGAGGAAAACTTTGTTGATTGGGAATATATGCTTAGTAATAATGATTATGCATGTGTTTATTATGACGGTCTTAACAGGTTCTATCTTGCGAAAGAGCACAATGAACTCAAACACCACTTTCGATTTCCTCCAAATGTTTTCGATAATTTCATTCAAAATAAAGAAATAATAAAGGATGGAAAAATAAAATCTTTAGAAAATGAGGTTAATTCATTCAAGGATACAGTGGCGAACTTGGATAAAAAGCTTCTAGAGTTAAATGTAATTCATACTACTTTGCAAAATGAGTTGGATGCAACTAAAATAAATTTTAACAAGTTGCGTATGGAAATGAAAAAGTTTGAAACTAGTTTTGCTTGGAAAATAAATGTGAAACTTAAGAAGTTTTTTCTTAGAAGGAAATAA
- a CDS encoding glycosyltransferase family 4 protein has product MKSILFLSTYPFSKPRHGGQIRLHQLVKKFERNGWTTRSIAVYEQESYLGDELGAYDVPFPVDSKYRMYKGKYVPLINDLLTGQFAISEDDGLDKIIANLPPQIDIIHVEQCWLWPLVGKIKSLPKYKNVIVVFGSQNIEYILKDEILEQYHVNDRDDVIQDIKALELKAVLEADIVAAVTECDVEFMREWHRREIKLAANGIEPWESNILTDKWEKRLPKAPWLLYIASAHPPNFTSFNKIIGESLACIPPDSKLVIAGSVCEHIYKEVLKSKWASINMSRLEFLYVLDDADLAEVKNRAYAYFLPIEHGGGSNLKTAEALYSGKPIIGTISSFRGFEKYSDSPRVNVIRTPEEFFEVTRKVLSNPQPVLEQQERVNLENLTWDKTLDKLYSDVQNYYEASVNA; this is encoded by the coding sequence ATGAAGAGTATTCTTTTTTTAAGTACATATCCATTTTCTAAGCCAAGGCACGGTGGACAGATTAGACTTCATCAACTTGTTAAAAAATTTGAGAGAAATGGTTGGACAACTCGTTCAATTGCAGTATATGAACAAGAAAGCTATTTAGGTGATGAGCTTGGAGCTTATGATGTTCCATTCCCAGTTGACTCAAAATATAGAATGTATAAAGGGAAGTATGTCCCACTAATTAATGATCTGTTAACAGGACAGTTTGCAATATCAGAGGATGATGGTTTAGATAAAATAATTGCTAACCTTCCACCGCAGATAGATATAATACATGTGGAACAGTGTTGGCTTTGGCCATTAGTTGGAAAAATAAAATCACTGCCAAAGTATAAGAATGTAATTGTAGTGTTTGGCTCGCAAAATATTGAATACATATTAAAAGATGAAATTTTAGAACAGTATCATGTCAACGATAGGGATGACGTTATTCAGGATATTAAAGCTCTTGAACTGAAAGCTGTGCTTGAAGCCGATATTGTAGCAGCTGTCACTGAATGTGATGTTGAATTCATGAGGGAATGGCATCGTAGAGAAATAAAACTCGCTGCAAACGGTATTGAACCTTGGGAATCAAATATCTTAACCGATAAGTGGGAAAAGAGATTACCCAAAGCACCTTGGCTACTCTATATAGCCAGTGCTCATCCACCAAACTTTACTAGTTTTAATAAAATTATTGGCGAAAGCTTAGCTTGCATTCCGCCTGATAGTAAGCTTGTAATCGCTGGAAGTGTATGTGAACATATTTACAAAGAAGTATTAAAATCTAAGTGGGCCAGCATTAATATGAGTCGTCTTGAATTTTTATATGTACTTGATGATGCTGATCTTGCAGAGGTAAAAAATAGAGCGTATGCCTATTTTCTGCCCATTGAACATGGCGGTGGTTCAAATCTTAAAACAGCTGAAGCCCTCTATTCAGGAAAACCAATCATTGGTACGATTTCTTCCTTTAGAGGCTTCGAAAAATACTCTGACAGCCCACGCGTGAATGTGATTCGAACACCAGAGGAATTTTTCGAGGTAACAAGAAAAGTACTTTCTAATCCGCAGCCAGTTTTAGAACAACAAGAACGTGTCAATTTAGAAAACTTAACTTGGGATAAAACATTAGACAAGTTGTATTCTGATGTTCAGAATTATTATGAGGCCTCTGTAAATGCATAA
- a CDS encoding glycosyltransferase family 4 protein has translation MHNTWIDVTTILGWQRSAVGIVRTEVECATFALKMHSSNCIKFCAYTPSKGYYEINRLLVEQTIERINGHVKKKEIDSQNIVVQQVDFKTKCKTSVLKCIRLLPTRMQRKVINYLLPRRVAANSLLTSLRHGKLAFKQFFKPNVSVPHFQNVGSTVSDGAKYPFCQNDEYISLGLDWDQKDFQYLYELKKELNLKVKLFCYDVIPVKLPHLCVGDVAGKFAHYFSNVAWCANEIFCISKCSRDDLNELLKQLGTPVPKLTIVKLGCELPEIENDSEISNDVKNLLEERYILFVSTIERRKNHEVLYKAYTRLIDQKVDNIPTLVFVGMPGWGMNDFITDLHLDPRVKGKIIQLNNVSDPELTQLYRRCWFTVYPSLYEGWGLPVAESLAFGKYCLASSAASVPEVAGDLLDYIDPWDVLGWADKIKYFIENPSAIHEREERIKFEYKSTKWSDTAASIFK, from the coding sequence ATGCATAATACTTGGATTGATGTCACAACAATTTTAGGCTGGCAACGATCTGCTGTTGGTATTGTTAGAACAGAGGTTGAATGTGCTACATTTGCTTTAAAAATGCACTCATCGAATTGTATTAAATTCTGTGCGTATACCCCTTCAAAAGGGTATTATGAAATTAACAGATTACTTGTTGAACAGACTATTGAAAGAATTAATGGGCATGTTAAGAAAAAAGAAATTGATTCGCAAAATATCGTAGTCCAACAAGTTGATTTTAAGACTAAATGCAAAACATCAGTCTTAAAATGTATAAGGCTGCTGCCAACCCGAATGCAGCGTAAAGTTATAAACTACCTTTTACCACGTCGGGTTGCTGCTAATAGCTTATTAACTTCTTTAAGACATGGTAAATTAGCTTTTAAGCAATTTTTCAAACCAAATGTATCAGTTCCTCATTTTCAGAATGTTGGAAGCACGGTAAGTGATGGTGCTAAATATCCTTTTTGTCAAAATGATGAATATATTTCTCTTGGACTGGATTGGGATCAAAAAGACTTTCAATACTTATATGAGTTAAAAAAAGAATTAAACTTAAAAGTTAAGCTTTTCTGCTATGATGTAATACCTGTAAAATTACCACATCTTTGCGTAGGGGATGTTGCTGGGAAATTTGCTCATTATTTTTCGAATGTGGCCTGGTGTGCTAATGAAATATTTTGTATTTCAAAATGCTCACGCGATGATTTAAATGAATTACTTAAACAGCTAGGAACACCTGTTCCCAAACTGACTATTGTTAAGTTAGGCTGCGAACTTCCTGAAATTGAAAATGATTCTGAAATTTCAAATGATGTTAAAAATTTATTAGAAGAAAGATATATATTGTTTGTTTCAACAATAGAAAGACGTAAAAATCATGAGGTTTTATATAAGGCGTATACAAGGCTGATAGACCAAAAAGTTGATAACATCCCTACATTAGTATTTGTCGGTATGCCTGGTTGGGGAATGAATGACTTTATTACTGATTTACACCTTGATCCCAGAGTTAAGGGCAAGATCATACAGTTGAACAATGTATCAGATCCTGAGTTAACTCAGCTATATAGAAGATGTTGGTTTACCGTTTATCCTTCATTATATGAGGGGTGGGGATTGCCTGTAGCTGAAAGCTTAGCTTTTGGTAAATATTGCTTAGCTTCTTCAGCTGCATCAGTTCCTGAAGTCGCTGGAGATCTTTTGGATTACATTGACCCTTGGGATGTGCTTGGATGGGCAGATAAGATAAAATATTTTATTGAGAATCCAAGTGCAATACATGAACGTGAAGAACGAATTAAATTTGAGTATAAATCTACCAAGTGGTCTGATACTGCTGCCTCAATTTTTAAATAG
- the gmd gene encoding GDP-mannose 4,6-dehydratase: MSSKIAIVTGITGQDGAYLAELLLNKNYVVYGTYRRTSSVNFWRIEELGVKNNPNLHLVEYDLTDLSASIRLLQQSGATEVYNLAAQSFVGVSFEQPLTTAEITGIGPVNLLEAIRIVNPKIRFYQASTSEMFGKVQAIPQKEDTPFYPRSPYGVAKLYAHWMTINYRESYNIFASSGILFNHESPLRGQEFVTRKITDSVAKIKLGKLDVLELGNMDAKRDWGFAKEYVEGMWLMLQADEPDTFVLATNRTETVRDFVSMAFKAAGIELRFEGKDDQEVAIDVATNKVVVKVNPKFYRPAEVELLIGNPQRAKDILGWEPKTTLEELCAMMVEEDLRRNKQGFSF, from the coding sequence ATGAGCTCTAAAATTGCAATTGTTACTGGTATAACTGGGCAGGATGGAGCCTATCTTGCTGAGCTACTCCTGAACAAAAATTATGTCGTTTATGGTACATATCGCCGTACAAGCTCAGTTAACTTTTGGCGCATTGAAGAATTGGGTGTTAAAAACAATCCTAACCTGCATTTAGTGGAATATGACCTTACTGACCTTTCTGCAAGCATTCGTCTCCTGCAACAAAGCGGAGCAACGGAAGTTTACAACTTAGCTGCTCAAAGCTTTGTAGGTGTCTCGTTCGAGCAGCCTTTGACTACAGCAGAAATTACCGGTATTGGCCCGGTGAACTTACTTGAAGCCATCCGCATCGTTAACCCGAAGATCCGCTTCTATCAGGCTTCAACATCAGAGATGTTTGGTAAAGTCCAGGCTATCCCTCAGAAAGAAGACACTCCCTTCTATCCGCGTAGCCCATATGGTGTGGCAAAGCTATATGCGCACTGGATGACGATTAACTATCGTGAAAGTTACAACATCTTTGCCTCTAGTGGCATTTTGTTTAACCATGAATCTCCACTGCGTGGTCAAGAGTTCGTTACACGTAAAATTACCGATTCTGTTGCCAAAATTAAGCTCGGTAAGCTTGATGTTCTTGAGCTGGGTAACATGGATGCTAAGCGTGATTGGGGCTTCGCTAAAGAATACGTAGAAGGTATGTGGCTGATGCTACAAGCTGATGAGCCAGACACCTTTGTTTTAGCAACTAATCGTACCGAGACAGTACGTGATTTCGTCTCCATGGCGTTTAAAGCTGCAGGCATTGAGTTACGCTTCGAAGGGAAAGACGACCAAGAAGTAGCAATTGATGTTGCTACCAACAAAGTTGTTGTGAAGGTCAATCCTAAATTCTACCGTCCAGCTGAAGTTGAATTACTGATTGGTAATCCCCAGCGCGCTAAAGATATTCTCGGTTGGGAACCCAAAACCACATTGGAAGAGCTGTGCGCAATGATGGTTGAAGAAGATCTGCGTCGTAATAAACAAGGGTTTTCATTCTAA
- a CDS encoding GDP-mannose 4,6-dehydratase produces the protein MTNGKKALITGIKGFTGHYMAAELSAAGYEVYGLGSTPDQYVDNYIQVDLTDAKKVKLAIDAISPHIVVHLAAIAFVGHADPTAFYEVNLSGTRNLLQALADTAVKAEAVLIASSANIYGNNTPGKLSEITPANPANDYAVSKLAMEYVAKLFMDKLPIVITRPFNYTGVGQADNFLIPKIVKHFRERKAIIELGNIDVWRDFSDVRFLVKNYAMLLNSAAFGKTVNVASGVMYSLREVIEICEELTDHKIRIEVNPHFVRANEIKELCGDVSLLNILTEEQTTKIPLRDTLKWMLEIQS, from the coding sequence ATGACTAATGGCAAAAAAGCATTGATCACTGGTATCAAGGGCTTTACTGGCCATTATATGGCAGCGGAATTATCCGCTGCCGGATATGAAGTTTATGGCCTAGGCTCAACGCCTGATCAATATGTTGATAATTATATTCAAGTTGACCTTACGGATGCGAAGAAAGTAAAACTCGCTATTGATGCTATTTCCCCTCATATCGTGGTACACCTTGCTGCTATTGCCTTTGTTGGTCATGCTGATCCAACCGCATTTTATGAAGTGAATCTTTCCGGAACGAGAAATTTACTTCAGGCATTGGCGGATACAGCTGTAAAGGCTGAGGCAGTATTAATCGCCAGTAGTGCTAATATATATGGTAACAATACACCCGGAAAACTAAGTGAAATAACACCAGCTAATCCTGCCAATGATTATGCAGTCAGTAAATTAGCGATGGAGTATGTTGCCAAATTGTTTATGGATAAACTGCCCATTGTTATTACACGGCCCTTTAACTATACCGGGGTGGGACAGGCTGATAATTTCCTTATTCCGAAAATTGTCAAGCATTTCAGGGAACGCAAAGCAATTATTGAGCTCGGAAACATAGATGTATGGCGCGATTTTTCTGATGTGCGATTTCTGGTTAAAAACTATGCCATGCTTCTAAACTCTGCCGCATTTGGTAAAACTGTTAATGTTGCATCTGGCGTAATGTATTCTTTACGAGAAGTAATAGAAATTTGTGAAGAGTTAACTGATCATAAAATTCGCATCGAAGTCAATCCTCATTTCGTTAGAGCTAATGAGATCAAAGAGCTATGTGGTGATGTTAGCTTGTTGAATATTTTGACGGAAGAACAGACAACAAAAATACCACTAAGAGATACTCTGAAATGGATGCTGGAAATACAAAGCTAA
- a CDS encoding glycosyltransferase family 4 protein: MDAGNTKLNVIFSTDCIKYPLTGIGRYAYELAKQLQQRDDKIKLTFLHGTKVRDSLAVASESAQSVQSFKRKLQNSKTASEIYRLTFPVMKSLALRKFKEHIFHSPNYYLPPRVPHCVATFHDLSVFHWPQFHPAGRVHLMQKELRNTVIRAKMLITDSQYTKRELVEFFGLEEQNVTVAPLAYNEQFHPRSAFDVKHVLNEYQLEWRSFFLYTGTIEPRKNIITLLRAYDRLPMIAKNNFPLVISGYKGWENAELFKLFSKGEREGWLKYLGFVPGKHLPILYSAATSFVFPSIYEGFGLPALEAMASGTPVICSNATSLPEVVGDTALMHDPEDVDVLTSYLQMMIDDVLKKQLMIDAGLVQAKHFSWSACADKTIEAYKKVAEFI; encoded by the coding sequence ATGGATGCTGGAAATACAAAGCTAAACGTCATTTTTTCTACGGATTGTATTAAATATCCACTAACGGGAATTGGACGTTATGCATACGAGCTTGCAAAGCAACTCCAGCAGCGTGACGATAAGATAAAGCTAACTTTTCTTCATGGAACTAAAGTACGAGACTCACTGGCAGTTGCCAGTGAGTCAGCTCAATCAGTTCAATCTTTTAAACGTAAACTACAAAATAGTAAAACTGCTAGCGAAATTTACCGACTCACTTTTCCTGTCATGAAGTCTTTAGCATTACGCAAATTCAAAGAACATATTTTCCATAGTCCTAATTATTACTTACCTCCAAGAGTCCCACACTGCGTCGCAACATTTCATGATCTTTCCGTGTTTCATTGGCCACAGTTCCATCCTGCTGGTCGTGTACATCTGATGCAAAAAGAGTTACGGAATACGGTTATTCGCGCAAAAATGCTCATTACCGATTCGCAATATACCAAACGTGAGTTGGTCGAGTTTTTTGGGCTTGAAGAGCAAAATGTTACGGTTGCCCCACTTGCTTACAACGAACAATTCCATCCGCGAAGCGCTTTCGACGTTAAGCATGTGTTAAATGAATACCAGCTTGAGTGGCGTAGCTTCTTTTTGTATACAGGTACAATCGAGCCTAGAAAGAATATTATCACTTTGCTGCGAGCTTATGACCGCTTACCAATGATTGCTAAAAACAACTTCCCTCTAGTTATTAGTGGTTATAAAGGGTGGGAGAATGCTGAACTCTTTAAACTGTTCTCTAAGGGAGAACGAGAAGGGTGGTTGAAATACCTCGGATTCGTTCCCGGCAAACATTTGCCAATTCTCTATAGTGCTGCGACTAGCTTTGTGTTTCCTTCAATCTATGAAGGTTTCGGTTTGCCTGCCCTTGAAGCAATGGCATCAGGCACGCCGGTGATCTGTTCTAACGCAACTTCGCTTCCCGAAGTTGTAGGTGATACTGCGCTAATGCATGATCCTGAGGATGTTGATGTCTTGACTAGCTATCTTCAAATGATGATAGATGATGTTTTAAAAAAGCAGTTAATGATAGATGCAGGGCTCGTACAAGCGAAGCATTTCTCTTGGTCTGCATGCGCAGATAAAACGATCGAAGCCTATAAAAAGGTTGCTGAATTTATATGA